In a single window of the Gossypium hirsutum isolate 1008001.06 chromosome D02, Gossypium_hirsutum_v2.1, whole genome shotgun sequence genome:
- the LOC107960773 gene encoding uncharacterized protein, with amino-acid sequence MFINTSTDLPLPQNKTTLEIKHENDSKFFAKLLSKQNSMGRNHSFRVYHGGASGSVPFTWESRPGTPKHAFAGTSLVPPLTPPPSYYTKSNTKPVKKNSRSGLLNALFWKMVLRLKKANVVPSSSSTTSSGKYQRRRLSTPSSSFDSRMDDEGIAAVGLGTSTRCFSVHW; translated from the coding sequence ATGTTCATCAACACGAGCACTGATCTTCCCCTTCCCCAAAACAAGACCACCCTCGAAATCAAGCATGAAAACGATAGCAAGTTCTTTGCCAAGCTTTTATCTAAACAAAACTCAATGGGAAGAAACCATTCTTTCAGGGTCTACCATGGCGGAGCCTCCGGTTCCGTCCCTTTCACGTGGGAATCTCGGCCTGGTACACCAAAACATGCATTCGCCGGTACATCTTTAGTTCCTCCACTAACTCCTCCACCGTCGTACTATACCAAGTCTAATACAAAACCCGTAAAAAAAAACTCGAGATCTGGTCTTTTGAACGCTTTGTTTTGGAAAATGGTATTGAGGTTGAAGAAAGCTAATGTTGTGCCTTCATCGTCGTCGACCACAAGTTCCGGGAAGTATCAGAGGAGACGGTTATCGACCCCGAGTTCCTCATTCGATTCAAGGATGGATGATGAAGGGATTGCTGCCGTTGGATTGGGAACTTCGACTCGGTGTTTCTCCGTACATTGGTAG
- the LOC107903538 gene encoding alanine--glyoxylate aminotransferase 2 homolog 3, mitochondrial isoform X2 has product MQYLFDENGRRYLDAFGGIATVCCGHCHPHVVDAIVNQTKRLQHSTILYLNHAIADLAEALANKLPGNLKVVFFTNSGTEANELAIMMARLYTGCHDIISLRNAYHGNAAGTMGATAQSNWKFNVIQSGVHHAINPDPYRGVFGSEGEKYAKDIQDLIQFGTSGNIAGFISEAIQGVGGIIELAPGYLPAAYNIIKKAGGLCIADEVQGGFGRTGSHFWGFENHGVVPDIVTMAKGIGNGIPLGAVITTPEIAEVLTRRNYFNTFGGNPVCTAAGLAVLNVIEKEKLQDNAFVVGSYLKERLIALKDKHDLIGDVRGRGLMLGVELVTDHELKTPAKLETLHLLDQMKVEIGVLVGKGGFYGNVFRITPPLCFTTEDADFLVDAMDYTMSKM; this is encoded by the exons ATGCAGTATTTGTTCGATGAAAATGGGAGAAGATACTTGGATGCATTTGGAGGGATAGCTACGGTGTGTTGTGGCCATTGCCATCCTCATGTGGTGGACGCCATTGTTAACCAAACCAAGCGCTTGCAACACTCAACTATCCTTTACCTTAACCATGCCATCGCTGATCTTGCCGAAGCCCTTGCTAATAAGTTGCCCGGCAATCTCAAG GTTGTGTTCTTTACAAATTCAGGGACAGAAGCTAACGAATTGGCAATAATGATGGCAAGATTATATACTGGATGTCATGACATAATATCATTGAGGAATGCATATCATGGGAATGCAGCAGGGACTATGGGAGCCACTGCCCAAAGTAACTGGAAGTTCAATGTTATACAG AGTGGTGTTCATCATGCCATAAACCCGGATCCATACCGAGGTGTTTTCGGTTCCGAAGGAGAGAAGTACGCGAAAGATATCCAAGATCTTATCCAGTTCGGAACTTCGGGCAACATCGCCGGTTTCATTTCCGAAGCTATACAG GGAGTTGGTGGAATCATAGAATTAGCCCCAGGTTACTTACCTGCTGCTTATAACATTATAAAGAAAGCTGGAGGTCTTTGCATTGCTGATGAGGTTCAAGGGGGGTTCGGTCGCACCGGTAGCCATTTCTGGGGATTCGAGAATCACGGCGTTGTACCTGACATTGTCACAATGGCAAAG GGGATCGGAAATGGCATCCCTCTAGGCGCTGTGATAACCACTCCCGAGATCGCGGAGGTCTTGACCCGACGAAATTACTTCAACACCTTTGGTGGGAACCCTGTATGTACGGCTGCAGGGTTAGCCGTTTTGAACGTAATCGAAAAAGAAAAGCTTCAAGACAATGCCTTCGTCGTAGGATCTTATTTGAAAGAGAGACTAATTGCACTAAAAGATAAACATGACC TTATCGGGGATGTGAGAGGACGAGGATTAATGCTTGGAGTCGAACTTGTCACCGATCACGAGCTCAAGACACCGGCAAAGCTTGAAACACTTCATTTATTGGACCAAATGAAAG TAGAGATCGGTGTATTGGTTGGGAAAGGTGGATTTTATGGCAATGTATTTAGAATTACACCTCCACTTTGCTTTACTACGGAAGATGCAG ATTTTCTTGTAGATGCTATGGATTACACCATGTCAAAAATGTAA
- the LOC107906144 gene encoding transcription factor SCREAM2 → MSSKGGRKKASSSSSVHEQLQQLRSLTNSTAVNKTSIIVDASRYIEELKDKVDKMSQETATSSHASTSSQNSLPMVTVETLEKGFLINVFLEKNCPGLLVSILETFEELGLDVLEARVSCEESFKLEAIGGENEGNVECIDAQMVKQAVMQAIRKWGENSHQE, encoded by the exons ATGTCTTCCAAAGGTGGTCGGAAAaaagcatcatcatcatcatcagttcATGAACAGCTTCAACAGCTTCGATCTCTCACCAACTCCACTGca GTGAACAAGACCTCAATTATTGTAGATGCTTCGAGATACATAGAGGAGTTGAAAGATAAAGTTGATAAAATGAGCCAAGAAACTGCAACTTCTTCACATGCTTCAACTTCATCCCAGAATTCTCTTCCtatg gttaCAGTGGAAACCCTAGAGAAGGGTTTCCTTATAAATGTGTTTTTAGAGAAGAATTGCCCTGGTTTGCTTGTTTCCATATTGGAAACCTTTGAAGAGCTTGGCCTTGACGTGCTTGAAGCTAGGGTTTCCTGTGAAGAAAGTTTCAAACTAGAAGCCATCGGAGGAGAA AATGAAGGTAATGTTGAATGCATTGATGCTCAAATGGTGAAGCAAGCAGTGATGCAAGCTATAAGGAAATGGGGTGAAAATAGCCACCAGGAGTAG
- the LOC107903538 gene encoding alanine--glyoxylate aminotransferase 2 homolog 3, mitochondrial isoform X1, with translation MRRFIPATAVLSEKTKYSLPLRRWRWRCFSQVAQKEFDNKGGVVVPKMPSFDYAPPPYTGPSAAEILSKRKEYLSPAMFYLYNKPLNVVDGRMQYLFDENGRRYLDAFGGIATVCCGHCHPHVVDAIVNQTKRLQHSTILYLNHAIADLAEALANKLPGNLKVVFFTNSGTEANELAIMMARLYTGCHDIISLRNAYHGNAAGTMGATAQSNWKFNVIQSGVHHAINPDPYRGVFGSEGEKYAKDIQDLIQFGTSGNIAGFISEAIQGVGGIIELAPGYLPAAYNIIKKAGGLCIADEVQGGFGRTGSHFWGFENHGVVPDIVTMAKGIGNGIPLGAVITTPEIAEVLTRRNYFNTFGGNPVCTAAGLAVLNVIEKEKLQDNAFVVGSYLKERLIALKDKHDLIGDVRGRGLMLGVELVTDHELKTPAKLETLHLLDQMKEIGVLVGKGGFYGNVFRITPPLCFTTEDADFLVDAMDYTMSKM, from the exons ATGCGGAGGTTCATTCCGGCGACGGCAGTATTGTCGGAAAAAACTAAATACTCTCTTCCATTGCGGCGATGGCGATGGCGGTGCTTCTCTCAGGTGGCTCAAAAGGAGTTTGATAACAAAGGTGGCGTTGTGGTTCCCAAAATGCCTTCCTTTGATTATGCTCCGCCGCCTTACACCGGTCCCTCCGCCGCGGAGATCCTCTCCAAAAGGAAGGAGTATCTTAGCCCCGCCATGTTCTACTTGTACAATAAACCC CTGAATGTAGTGGATGGGAGGATGCAGTATTTGTTCGATGAAAATGGGAGAAGATACTTGGATGCATTTGGAGGGATAGCTACGGTGTGTTGTGGCCATTGCCATCCTCATGTGGTGGACGCCATTGTTAACCAAACCAAGCGCTTGCAACACTCAACTATCCTTTACCTTAACCATGCCATCGCTGATCTTGCCGAAGCCCTTGCTAATAAGTTGCCCGGCAATCTCAAG GTTGTGTTCTTTACAAATTCAGGGACAGAAGCTAACGAATTGGCAATAATGATGGCAAGATTATATACTGGATGTCATGACATAATATCATTGAGGAATGCATATCATGGGAATGCAGCAGGGACTATGGGAGCCACTGCCCAAAGTAACTGGAAGTTCAATGTTATACAG AGTGGTGTTCATCATGCCATAAACCCGGATCCATACCGAGGTGTTTTCGGTTCCGAAGGAGAGAAGTACGCGAAAGATATCCAAGATCTTATCCAGTTCGGAACTTCGGGCAACATCGCCGGTTTCATTTCCGAAGCTATACAG GGAGTTGGTGGAATCATAGAATTAGCCCCAGGTTACTTACCTGCTGCTTATAACATTATAAAGAAAGCTGGAGGTCTTTGCATTGCTGATGAGGTTCAAGGGGGGTTCGGTCGCACCGGTAGCCATTTCTGGGGATTCGAGAATCACGGCGTTGTACCTGACATTGTCACAATGGCAAAG GGGATCGGAAATGGCATCCCTCTAGGCGCTGTGATAACCACTCCCGAGATCGCGGAGGTCTTGACCCGACGAAATTACTTCAACACCTTTGGTGGGAACCCTGTATGTACGGCTGCAGGGTTAGCCGTTTTGAACGTAATCGAAAAAGAAAAGCTTCAAGACAATGCCTTCGTCGTAGGATCTTATTTGAAAGAGAGACTAATTGCACTAAAAGATAAACATGACC TTATCGGGGATGTGAGAGGACGAGGATTAATGCTTGGAGTCGAACTTGTCACCGATCACGAGCTCAAGACACCGGCAAAGCTTGAAACACTTCATTTATTGGACCAAATGAAAG AGATCGGTGTATTGGTTGGGAAAGGTGGATTTTATGGCAATGTATTTAGAATTACACCTCCACTTTGCTTTACTACGGAAGATGCAG ATTTTCTTGTAGATGCTATGGATTACACCATGTCAAAAATGTAA